A genomic window from Levilactobacillus yonginensis includes:
- a CDS encoding nucleoside deaminase, with translation MEEALFEADQAGLIGEVPIGAVIVHGDQIVGRGHNLREHGNDATLHAEVRAIEEACATLHSWRLEDCQLYVTIEPCLMCSGAIINSRIPVVYYGARDPKAGAVDSLYETLTDSRLNHRVTVYEGLMAKSAGERMVNFFQAARRRQKAAKKARKAAQRSQQVEK, from the coding sequence ATGGAGGAAGCGTTGTTTGAAGCTGACCAGGCTGGCCTGATTGGTGAAGTTCCTATCGGTGCGGTCATTGTTCACGGTGATCAAATTGTGGGACGCGGCCATAATCTTAGGGAACATGGGAACGATGCGACCTTGCACGCGGAAGTCCGCGCGATTGAGGAGGCCTGTGCCACGTTGCACAGTTGGCGATTGGAGGATTGCCAATTATACGTGACGATTGAACCGTGTCTCATGTGTAGTGGGGCCATCATTAATTCACGAATTCCAGTGGTCTACTATGGCGCTAGAGACCCTAAGGCGGGGGCGGTCGACAGCCTTTACGAAACGCTGACAGACAGCCGGCTGAATCACCGGGTGACGGTGTACGAAGGCTTGATGGCTAAGAGTGCTGGCGAGCGCATGGTAAATTTCTTCCAGGCAGCGCGTAGGCGACAAAAGGCGGCTAAAAAGGCTCGGAAGGCGGCGCAGCGGTCCCAGCAAGTTGAAAAGTAA
- a CDS encoding MucBP domain-containing protein yields the protein MTSKHGKFINKRNYQYLGLLGISFFSLSLSQLKPVNAHADSTGEQTEVIADSSSQSSKPASENVSNGESTSQSNLKDTSNGSGNGSNVTPGSSTENVQSNNSEVNIDTGNVPKPKLPVSNTKTLQRNNLIKADAPVSSAGVMPDDPTPSNLVIIKNGDSSVQLDNKLKLTVAQTPTLGKVTATNSDNFTYDEGTQTATIANPTASDAVTAEYKNVGTYQGKAISAQVTIANILKHTDEHPVPNSSLTADQIQLAFMPYFEGGIKTYNVGQDEVTIKFFDEAGNQVAVNGDGYITVGSLNGPSTSTAGNEYINYGNGSTSTYVAEDSVVKYQTNPLTGSGNAYVGVTNNFKDVLGAPTSENGAVTFQLSGNTFTFLSGTTRYTLKNANHHWSYTLTTFSSATVAPAVIPAPVLTVDKSSAKAGDTVNYTLDQQVNVLGEDTMLRYQSWSEVVTLPTEVNYQQASLLDSTGVVIPAATFTWNAKTHQLTVTLPEDYLQNTMDLDGQTYQIKIGTTVNNGVVNGEVGPASAQVTIDNGSKASNGVSTVYVAPVVSVPTVKAAPVIVRYFSSKGILKKTITLTGNLGESYVTSVKKPKYESGYTVDQIRWPKNARGVFSDAMTYVDYYYVAPIDSWKSYTDQTQVNTVVNGNKKLMDLNIYYPNGAKVSVTITKTNQVNVHTLSPNGYSTKMVTLAVGDTYTVEDRDGSIHWIKLLSDGSIGLTYEYDHGKVNDRIDTKGTRLNHSFIKLVPISVNTISKKRSEEKYVKNISDGTHFSDGMEEENRKASVVSQKKVVFMTDTKHNQWAAFSREQNNNSLLPQTNDAKWRSHSIWEFIGLLASLLGLGKIKKGREKDE from the coding sequence ATGACAAGTAAGCATGGGAAATTTATAAATAAAAGGAATTATCAGTATTTAGGGTTATTAGGAATTTCGTTTTTCTCTCTGTCATTGAGCCAGTTAAAGCCTGTTAATGCACATGCGGATTCTACAGGTGAACAGACTGAAGTAATTGCGGATTCATCGAGCCAAAGTAGTAAGCCGGCAAGCGAAAATGTATCAAATGGGGAATCAACATCACAATCAAATTTGAAAGACACTTCAAATGGTTCAGGTAATGGGTCAAATGTGACTCCAGGCAGTAGTACCGAAAATGTTCAAAGCAATAATAGCGAAGTGAACATCGATACGGGTAACGTACCGAAGCCTAAATTACCAGTTTCTAATACCAAAACTTTGCAGAGAAACAATTTAATCAAGGCAGATGCACCGGTATCGAGCGCTGGTGTGATGCCTGATGATCCAACGCCAAGCAACTTAGTTATCATTAAGAACGGTGATAGCTCAGTTCAATTGGATAACAAGTTAAAGCTAACTGTAGCCCAGACACCAACGCTGGGCAAGGTGACGGCGACTAATTCAGATAACTTTACATACGATGAGGGTACCCAAACGGCCACGATTGCCAATCCAACAGCGAGTGATGCCGTCACGGCAGAGTATAAAAATGTTGGAACCTATCAGGGGAAGGCTATTTCGGCGCAGGTAACGATTGCCAATATTCTCAAACATACCGATGAGCATCCGGTGCCCAACAGTAGCTTGACCGCAGATCAGATTCAGCTAGCGTTCATGCCTTATTTTGAAGGTGGCATCAAAACCTACAACGTGGGCCAGGACGAAGTCACGATTAAATTCTTCGATGAGGCTGGCAATCAAGTTGCTGTCAACGGTGACGGGTACATCACTGTTGGGAGTTTGAACGGACCTAGCACAAGTACAGCTGGTAACGAATATATTAATTACGGCAATGGAAGTACTTCAACGTATGTCGCTGAAGACTCAGTTGTGAAATATCAAACAAATCCGTTGACTGGCAGTGGAAATGCGTATGTTGGGGTAACGAATAATTTTAAAGATGTATTAGGTGCACCAACATCTGAGAATGGGGCAGTGACTTTCCAACTTTCAGGGAATACATTCACATTCTTGAGTGGAACGACGCGGTATACCCTAAAGAATGCGAATCACCATTGGTCATACACTTTGACGACGTTTAGTTCAGCTACGGTGGCACCAGCGGTCATTCCGGCACCCGTTCTAACAGTCGATAAATCTTCGGCCAAGGCGGGGGATACCGTAAATTATACGTTAGACCAGCAAGTTAATGTGCTGGGTGAGGACACCATGTTACGTTACCAAAGCTGGAGTGAAGTGGTGACGTTGCCAACTGAAGTGAACTACCAACAAGCCAGTTTGCTGGACAGCACTGGTGTCGTGATTCCAGCAGCAACGTTTACTTGGAATGCTAAAACGCATCAACTGACCGTGACTTTACCAGAAGATTATCTGCAAAATACGATGGATTTAGATGGTCAAACTTATCAGATAAAGATTGGAACTACTGTGAATAATGGGGTAGTCAACGGTGAAGTTGGACCAGCCTCGGCACAAGTGACGATTGATAATGGGAGTAAGGCCAGTAATGGTGTTAGCACAGTTTACGTGGCACCTGTTGTGTCAGTGCCAACGGTTAAGGCCGCACCTGTTATTGTAAGGTATTTTTCGTCCAAAGGAATTTTAAAAAAGACAATTACCTTAACCGGAAATTTAGGCGAATCTTATGTTACATCGGTTAAAAAACCAAAGTATGAGTCTGGGTATACTGTGGATCAGATAAGATGGCCTAAAAACGCCCGAGGTGTGTTTTCTGATGCGATGACGTATGTGGATTATTATTATGTAGCTCCAATAGATTCTTGGAAGTCATATACGGATCAGACGCAAGTGAACACGGTTGTTAACGGTAATAAAAAATTAATGGATCTTAATATTTATTATCCTAATGGGGCTAAAGTTTCAGTGACAATCACGAAAACTAATCAGGTAAATGTTCATACACTTAGTCCAAATGGGTACTCAACTAAAATGGTAACATTAGCTGTGGGTGATACGTATACTGTCGAAGACCGTGATGGTTCAATACATTGGATTAAATTATTGTCGGATGGCAGTATAGGTTTAACATATGAATATGATCATGGAAAAGTCAATGATCGCATTGACACAAAGGGTACGAGATTAAACCATTCTTTTATAAAACTGGTTCCGATCAGTGTGAATACCATTTCGAAAAAAAGAAGTGAGGAAAAATACGTTAAAAATATAAGCGATGGCACGCATTTTAGTGATGGGATGGAAGAAGAAAATCGAAAAGCTTCGGTCGTAAGTCAAAAAAAAGTGGTCTTTATGACAGATACTAAGCATAATCAGTGGGCTGCGTTTTCCAGAGAACAAAATAACAACTCTTTGCTGCCACAGACTAACGATGCCAAGTGGAGAAGCCATAGTATTTGGGAGTTCATTGGTTTGTTGGCAAGTTTGCTTGGGTTAGGAAAAATAAAAAAAGGGCGAGAAAAAGATGAATAA
- a CDS encoding IS3 family transposase: MTELRQVFQVPIKLLLKVVKVPRSTYYYARSHRQREKLDDSPIIQAIDEIRQEDSKYTKKYGYRRLTKALQEHGFTVNHKRVLRLMHEHDWLCLAYNRQKRKYNSYKGSVGKIAPNRLNRRFKTDRPYQKLVTDVSEFRYGGMSQSERVYLEPVIDLFSGEVLAFNISDHPTVEFALKPLREALEGLPKLGYRTTVHTDQGFQYQHKFWRETLKEHRVFQSMSRKATCLDNAAVESFFHIMKVEVMDEHFENKEDLTQAMTDWINFYNKRRIKTKLDGKSPEKYRELAIQKAA; encoded by the coding sequence GTGACCGAGTTAAGGCAGGTCTTTCAAGTGCCCATCAAGCTCCTACTCAAGGTCGTCAAAGTACCAAGAAGTACGTATTATTACGCACGCTCACATCGTCAGCGTGAAAAGCTGGATGATTCTCCAATCATTCAGGCAATCGATGAGATCCGGCAGGAAGATTCTAAGTACACCAAGAAGTATGGTTACCGGCGACTAACTAAAGCTTTACAGGAGCATGGATTCACGGTGAATCATAAACGAGTCTTGCGTCTAATGCATGAGCATGATTGGCTTTGTTTAGCGTACAATCGGCAAAAACGTAAATATAATTCATACAAAGGATCCGTTGGTAAAATTGCGCCTAATCGGTTGAACCGACGATTCAAAACGGACCGACCCTATCAAAAACTCGTTACAGATGTCAGTGAATTTCGATACGGTGGTATGAGCCAAAGTGAACGGGTCTATTTAGAACCAGTGATTGACCTCTTCTCAGGCGAAGTCTTAGCCTTCAACATCAGTGACCATCCAACAGTAGAATTTGCCCTAAAGCCGCTTAGAGAAGCATTGGAAGGACTGCCAAAGTTAGGTTATCGAACAACAGTCCACACGGATCAGGGATTCCAGTATCAACATAAATTCTGGCGAGAAACACTCAAAGAACATCGCGTATTTCAAAGCATGTCACGCAAAGCAACTTGTCTAGATAATGCGGCAGTTGAATCATTCTTCCACATCATGAAGGTCGAAGTTATGGATGAGCATTTTGAGAACAAGGAAGACTTGACTCAAGCTATGACTGACTGGATTAACTTTTACAATAAACGTCGGATCAAAACAAAACTGGATGGCAAGTCCCCGGAAAAATACCGGGAACTCGCCATCCAGAAGGCAGCGTAA
- the nrdE gene encoding class 1b ribonucleoside-diphosphate reductase subunit alpha, with translation MSLKDLKNVTYYDLNNEINIPVNGQIPLNKDQEALQAFIEENVEPNTKKFASLSDRFDYLISNNYVEKHVIDQYDFSFIEDLYAFLRGQNFHFKSFMAAYKFYAQYALKTDDNDFYLENFIDRVAMNALDFADGDEQLAHDLADEIIHQRYQPATPSFLNAGRSRRGELVSCFLIQSTDDMNTIGRTINSALQLSRIGGGVGISLSNLRGAGDPIKHIEGAASGVVPVMKLLEDSFSYSNQLGQRQGAGVVYLSVFHPDIVAFLSAKKENADEKIRLKTLSLGVTVPDKFYELCEQDADMYLFSPYDVERIYGKPFSYVDISTEYDNMVANPDIHKKKMKARDLETDIGKLQQESGYPYIVNIDTANRENPIDGRIVMSNLCSEIMQVQTPSTVNNQQEYVKLGTDISCNLGSTNIVNLMTSPNFGHSVETMVRALTFVTDHSDIDVVPSIQKGNHLAHTIGLGAMGLHSYFAKNHMMYGSKDSVAFTSTYFMLLNYWTLKASNQIAKEKHETFHNFDKSAYASGSYFDRYTEKDWRPTNDKVQDLFADVWLPSPEDWADLKVAVMRDGLYHQNRMAVAPNGSISYINDTTASLHPIINRIEERQEKTIGKIYYPAPYLDNDTMPYYKSAYDTDMRRVIDVYAAAQKHVDQGMSLTLFMRSTIPAGLYEWKNGRTDKMTTRDLSILRNYAYRKGIKSIYYVRTFTDDNNEVGANQCESCVI, from the coding sequence ATGAGCCTAAAGGACTTAAAGAACGTCACGTATTATGATTTAAACAACGAGATCAACATCCCCGTCAACGGCCAGATTCCGTTAAACAAGGATCAGGAAGCACTCCAGGCCTTCATTGAAGAAAACGTCGAACCCAATACTAAAAAGTTTGCATCATTGAGCGACCGCTTCGACTACTTAATTAGCAACAATTACGTCGAAAAGCACGTCATTGATCAGTATGACTTCAGTTTTATTGAAGACCTGTACGCCTTTCTGCGTGGTCAAAACTTTCACTTTAAATCCTTTATGGCGGCGTACAAGTTCTATGCCCAGTACGCACTGAAGACCGACGACAACGACTTTTACTTAGAGAACTTTATCGATCGGGTTGCCATGAACGCCTTAGACTTCGCCGATGGTGACGAACAATTGGCGCACGACCTGGCCGACGAAATCATTCATCAGCGGTACCAACCCGCTACCCCCAGCTTTTTGAACGCGGGCCGTTCACGTCGAGGTGAATTAGTCTCCTGTTTCTTGATCCAATCGACTGACGATATGAATACCATTGGCCGGACCATCAATTCCGCCCTACAACTTTCCCGTATCGGTGGTGGGGTCGGCATCAGTCTCTCCAACTTACGGGGCGCCGGTGACCCAATCAAACACATTGAGGGGGCTGCCTCCGGGGTCGTGCCAGTCATGAAGCTGCTTGAAGACAGCTTTTCTTACTCCAATCAATTGGGACAACGGCAAGGTGCTGGGGTGGTTTACCTGAGCGTCTTCCACCCAGATATTGTAGCCTTTTTGAGTGCCAAGAAAGAAAATGCCGACGAAAAGATTCGGCTCAAAACACTGTCACTGGGTGTCACTGTGCCCGACAAATTTTATGAACTTTGTGAACAGGACGCGGACATGTACCTCTTCAGTCCTTATGACGTAGAACGAATCTATGGCAAGCCTTTCTCCTACGTGGACATCTCAACTGAGTACGACAACATGGTTGCCAATCCTGACATTCACAAGAAAAAGATGAAAGCCCGGGATTTGGAAACCGATATTGGAAAGCTCCAACAGGAATCCGGTTACCCTTACATCGTCAACATTGACACGGCTAACCGTGAAAACCCCATTGATGGGCGTATCGTCATGAGCAACCTGTGTTCCGAAATTATGCAAGTTCAGACACCTTCCACCGTCAACAACCAGCAGGAATACGTCAAGCTTGGTACCGACATCTCTTGCAACCTGGGGTCGACCAACATTGTCAACCTGATGACGTCACCGAATTTCGGTCACTCCGTGGAAACTATGGTGCGGGCGCTGACGTTTGTGACGGATCATTCGGATATCGACGTCGTGCCATCCATCCAAAAGGGTAACCACCTCGCCCACACGATTGGGCTAGGAGCAATGGGCCTGCATAGCTACTTTGCCAAGAACCACATGATGTACGGTTCTAAGGATAGTGTGGCCTTTACCAGCACCTACTTCATGCTCCTAAACTACTGGACGTTAAAAGCCTCTAACCAGATTGCTAAGGAAAAACACGAAACATTCCACAACTTTGACAAGAGTGCTTACGCTTCCGGGTCCTACTTTGACCGTTACACGGAAAAAGATTGGCGACCAACCAACGATAAGGTCCAAGACCTCTTCGCTGACGTTTGGTTACCCTCGCCTGAAGACTGGGCTGACCTCAAGGTTGCCGTCATGCGCGACGGTCTCTATCATCAGAATCGAATGGCCGTTGCACCTAACGGATCGATCTCCTATATCAACGATACGACTGCCAGTCTGCACCCCATCATCAACCGGATCGAAGAACGCCAGGAAAAGACGATCGGTAAGATCTACTACCCAGCACCTTACCTGGACAATGACACCATGCCTTACTACAAGTCTGCTTACGACACCGACATGCGCCGGGTCATCGACGTTTACGCCGCTGCCCAAAAGCACGTGGACCAAGGAATGAGTCTGACATTGTTCATGCGTTCAACGATTCCAGCCGGCCTGTACGAGTGGAAAAACGGCCGCACTGATAAGATGACGACGCGGGATCTCAGCATTTTGCGCAACTATGCCTATCGCAAGGGTATCAAATCCATCTACTACGTACGGACATTTACCGATGATAACAACGAAGTCGGCGCCAACCAGTGTGAGAGTTGTGTGATTTAA
- a CDS encoding TIGR00730 family Rossman fold protein, which translates to MQKIKNVCVFCGSNHGYNPKFLSETNNLGQYLAKHQHPVVYGGGKEGLMGAIATSTMEAGGKVIGIIPTFLREMGLAREDVTTFIETATMDERKDEMLRQADAFIVLPGGFGTFEEFTTMLSWSQINVHQKPIALFNIDHYFDPLVAMMQKCCDEGFAPQENLQLFIDAATIDEIFSGFENFHHQLPYKYTN; encoded by the coding sequence ATGCAAAAAATTAAAAATGTTTGTGTCTTCTGTGGATCCAATCACGGCTATAATCCAAAGTTCCTAAGCGAGACAAACAATCTCGGCCAATACCTAGCTAAGCACCAACACCCTGTTGTTTACGGTGGGGGTAAGGAAGGCTTGATGGGCGCCATTGCCACGTCAACCATGGAAGCTGGCGGTAAGGTCATCGGCATCATCCCCACCTTCTTACGTGAGATGGGGCTAGCTAGGGAAGACGTCACCACCTTCATCGAAACGGCCACCATGGACGAACGTAAGGATGAGATGTTGCGCCAAGCCGACGCGTTTATCGTGCTACCTGGTGGGTTTGGGACCTTTGAGGAGTTCACGACCATGCTGTCGTGGAGTCAGATCAACGTTCATCAAAAACCCATCGCCCTCTTCAACATTGACCACTACTTCGACCCACTGGTTGCGATGATGCAAAAATGTTGCGACGAAGGTTTTGCCCCACAAGAAAACCTGCAACTCTTCATCGATGCCGCCACGATCGACGAGATCTTCTCGGGCTTTGAAAACTTTCATCACCAATTACCTTACAAGTACACCAACTAA
- the nrdH gene encoding glutaredoxin-like protein NrdH has protein sequence MKVTIYSKNNCMQCKMTKRFLSEHNVEFEERNINQNPEYVTYLKEKGFQAVPVIEAPGHPAFYGFRPDQLTQIAG, from the coding sequence ATGAAAGTAACGATTTACTCAAAGAACAATTGCATGCAGTGCAAGATGACAAAGCGTTTTCTCAGCGAACACAACGTGGAATTCGAAGAACGCAATATTAACCAGAATCCAGAATATGTGACTTATCTAAAAGAAAAAGGTTTCCAGGCGGTTCCCGTAATTGAAGCACCCGGTCACCCAGCCTTTTATGGCTTCCGACCTGATCAATTAACCCAAATCGCGGGCTAA
- a CDS encoding class I SAM-dependent methyltransferase, whose amino-acid sequence MTNHYYTQNPDVLHEEHHWPFTLLGNELLFTTDNGVFSKNRVDYGSRALLAAFNADQTPAGPWLDLGTGYGPIGLALAKKWPERQVTMVDVNELALALARQNAVANQIENVEIKTSDIYADVTERYAAILTNPPVRAGKKVVTAMLTGAKEHLLPGGTLTVVLQKKQGAPSAEKTMKETFGNCAIIKKDKGYYILESTMN is encoded by the coding sequence TTGACTAATCATTATTATACACAAAATCCAGACGTTTTACACGAAGAACATCATTGGCCGTTTACCCTCTTAGGCAACGAATTGTTGTTTACCACCGACAACGGTGTCTTCTCAAAAAATCGTGTGGACTACGGCTCACGGGCGTTATTAGCGGCCTTCAATGCCGACCAGACGCCGGCTGGCCCCTGGCTTGACTTGGGGACAGGATACGGTCCTATCGGTCTAGCATTGGCTAAGAAGTGGCCTGAACGACAGGTGACAATGGTCGATGTGAATGAGTTGGCATTAGCACTGGCTCGTCAAAATGCGGTGGCTAACCAAATCGAAAATGTTGAAATCAAGACGTCAGATATCTATGCGGACGTCACGGAGCGTTACGCAGCTATCCTTACTAACCCACCGGTCCGGGCTGGGAAAAAGGTGGTTACAGCGATGCTGACGGGAGCCAAGGAGCACCTGCTGCCAGGGGGGACGTTGACCGTTGTTCTTCAAAAGAAGCAGGGGGCACCATCAGCTGAGAAGACGATGAAGGAGACGTTTGGTAATTGTGCCATCATCAAGAAAGATAAAGGCTATTACATCTTAGAAAGCACAATGAATTAA
- a CDS encoding helix-turn-helix domain-containing protein, with protein MVKFDLDFRIKVVTEYLSGVGSTSLARKHGISKEETILLWVSRFRKYGIAGLKLKDQKPEYSSQFKVDVLNWRKQHQASLPVTALHFNLSSPSTIWQWEKRFEEQGIAGLERKRGKPKIMAKHKQTKPSKSRNNSSTADELKQLKQENLMLKIENEYLKKLDALAQKKSADKKSRK; from the coding sequence ATGGTTAAGTTTGATTTAGATTTTAGAATTAAGGTCGTCACTGAATATTTGAGTGGAGTTGGATCAACCTCATTGGCCAGAAAACATGGTATCAGCAAGGAAGAAACTATCCTTCTTTGGGTTAGTCGCTTCCGGAAATACGGTATAGCTGGATTGAAGCTGAAGGATCAGAAGCCAGAATATTCTAGTCAGTTCAAGGTTGATGTATTAAACTGGAGAAAACAACATCAGGCCTCGCTTCCGGTAACGGCTCTGCACTTCAATCTATCTTCGCCAAGCACCATCTGGCAATGGGAGAAGCGCTTTGAGGAGCAAGGAATCGCTGGCCTTGAACGGAAGCGAGGAAAGCCTAAAATCATGGCTAAACATAAGCAAACGAAGCCTTCAAAGAGTCGCAATAACTCCAGTACCGCCGATGAATTGAAGCAATTAAAACAAGAAAACTTGATGTTAAAGATTGAGAATGAATACCTAAAAAAACTCGATGCCTTAGCTCAGAAGAAGTCAGCAGACAAGAAATCTCGCAAGTAG
- the nrdF gene encoding class 1b ribonucleoside-diphosphate reductase subunit beta — protein MARTENYNAINWNQVSDEIDKATWEKLTEQFWLDTRIPVSNDLDDWRTLDTDHKWVVGHVFGGLTLLDTLQSQDGMAALRRDVRTPHETAVLNNIQFMESVHAKSYSTIFSTLNTPDEIDEIFQWSDSEEFLQNKTKRIYDLYHDDEHPLKKKISSVFLETFLFYSGFFTPLYYLGHNKLNNVAEIIKLILRDESVHGTYIGYKFQLGMKELTDNEQQQMKDWMYDFLYKLYANEEQYTHTLYDQIGWSDKVLTFIRYNANKALMNLGQDPLFPDTAEDVDPVVMNGISTSTANHDFFSQVGNGYLLGNVEAMNDDDYNIGEPADPQDPSK, from the coding sequence ATGGCAAGAACTGAAAATTATAATGCAATCAACTGGAACCAAGTTTCCGATGAAATCGACAAAGCCACCTGGGAAAAACTCACGGAGCAATTTTGGCTGGATACCCGGATTCCCGTTTCCAACGATTTAGATGACTGGCGTACGCTAGATACTGACCATAAGTGGGTCGTAGGTCACGTCTTTGGGGGCTTGACCCTGCTAGACACGCTTCAGTCTCAAGATGGGATGGCCGCCCTGCGACGGGACGTCCGAACGCCACACGAAACGGCCGTGCTGAACAACATCCAATTCATGGAATCCGTTCACGCTAAGAGTTATTCCACCATTTTTTCCACGCTGAACACGCCGGATGAAATTGACGAAATCTTCCAATGGAGTGATTCTGAAGAATTTCTCCAAAATAAGACCAAGCGCATCTATGATCTCTATCACGATGATGAACATCCATTGAAGAAAAAAATCTCAAGTGTGTTCTTGGAAACCTTCCTGTTCTATTCCGGTTTCTTTACGCCCCTCTACTACCTGGGACACAACAAGCTCAACAACGTCGCTGAAATCATTAAATTGATTTTGCGCGATGAATCCGTCCATGGGACCTACATTGGTTACAAGTTCCAGCTTGGCATGAAGGAACTGACGGACAACGAACAACAACAGATGAAGGACTGGATGTACGACTTTCTTTACAAGCTCTACGCTAATGAGGAACAATACACCCACACCCTGTACGACCAAATTGGCTGGTCGGACAAGGTTCTAACGTTCATCCGCTATAACGCAAACAAAGCCTTGATGAACCTGGGCCAAGATCCCTTGTTCCCCGACACTGCTGAAGACGTCGATCCCGTGGTCATGAACGGTATTTCCACATCAACGGCCAACCACGACTTCTTCTCACAAGTTGGGAACGGTTATCTCTTAGGTAACGTTGAAGCCATGAATGACGATGATTACAATATCGGTGAGCCAGCTGATCCGCAAGATCCAAGTAAATAA
- a CDS encoding 3-hydroxyacyl-CoA dehydrogenase, translated as MAIERVVVAGGGTLGSQIAYQAAYSGFRLTICEVNAAKVAASKRRVATWDTIYARELAATPAVLHDTNERIRYATDLETAVEDADLVIEAIPEAAGVKREFYATLAKVAPARTIFTTNSATFIPSQFAVMTGRPDRFLALHFTSPVWTDHAAEIMGQPETDPAVYQEVVQFAKDIGMVPILLRREQPGYVINTLTTPFLEAALTLWANGIAEPATIDRAWMIATNAPKGPFGILDQIGLKRVYNGLLAASAQPGKGGLVEVAHKLKMALLDQHRLGLESNHGFYRYPHPAYEQADFLI; from the coding sequence ATGGCTATTGAAAGGGTCGTTGTAGCGGGCGGTGGCACACTGGGGAGTCAGATTGCCTACCAGGCCGCTTATAGTGGATTTAGACTCACTATTTGTGAGGTTAATGCAGCTAAGGTGGCTGCCAGCAAGCGGCGGGTAGCCACTTGGGATACCATTTATGCCCGGGAGTTGGCCGCTACCCCTGCCGTACTACACGATACCAATGAGCGAATTCGGTATGCCACAGACTTGGAGACAGCGGTTGAGGACGCCGACTTGGTGATTGAAGCCATCCCCGAAGCAGCCGGTGTGAAGCGGGAATTCTACGCCACTCTGGCGAAGGTGGCCCCGGCGCGGACGATTTTTACGACTAACTCGGCCACGTTTATCCCTAGTCAATTTGCGGTGATGACGGGTCGACCTGACCGGTTCCTGGCTCTACACTTCACTAGTCCCGTTTGGACTGACCACGCGGCTGAAATCATGGGGCAACCCGAAACAGATCCGGCTGTTTATCAGGAGGTCGTCCAGTTTGCCAAGGACATTGGGATGGTGCCGATTTTGTTGCGCCGTGAACAACCAGGGTATGTGATCAATACGCTAACGACGCCGTTTTTAGAGGCTGCACTGACGTTGTGGGCCAACGGTATCGCGGAGCCAGCTACCATCGACCGAGCTTGGATGATTGCCACCAATGCGCCAAAGGGACCGTTTGGGATTCTCGACCAGATTGGGTTGAAACGCGTTTACAACGGTCTGCTAGCGGCTAGTGCTCAGCCAGGAAAGGGTGGGTTAGTCGAGGTGGCCCATAAATTAAAAATGGCGTTGTTAGATCAGCATCGACTAGGCTTGGAAAGTAACCACGGCTTTTACCGGTATCCGCATCCGGCGTATGAGCAGGCTGATTTTTTAATATAA